The region TATTTTTCCTTATCACAGCTTAATCAAACtactaattttaacaacTAACCTTATTTCTATCTAATAACTTAAATTTCTACTTATTTTCGCAAATTAATTAGACAATTTATCTTCACTTACCCTTGTTCTTATCGACATCAGTACTTGTCCAATGTTGACTCTTGCCACTACTCCTGTTGGTTTTCCGAATGCTCTTCTCATTCCTGTTTGCAGACGATCTGCACCTGCGCACGAGAGCATTTTGTTGATTCTCAGTACGTGGAACGGGTGAACTCTAACTCTTATGTGGAACGACTCCTTTCCTCCAGACTTGACCATgaactaaatatttattaattttctGCTTtcgcttcttcttcactcTTACCTTGTTTGCGCATATTCTTGCTGCTTCCAGTGCTTCTGAGGATATCTGTTCGTATTCTCCTGACACTATATGTACTGCGCATGGGAAATCGTCTACGTCTGCTCCCTTCAGGCCCATATCgtatattcttattttcgGGTCTGGGACACCTCTGCAGAAGCGCGACTTTGGGTACGGCTTGTTTTTACAGTATCGGTAGCATCTCGCTGGTCTTCTTCCCATCTTCacaaatatttactttaaacCAGAGtttaactttaaattaGTGAAGATTCGGggtatttaatttcaatatctgtattttttattatcgGCTTATCTACTCTTTTCCTATTTATCTATGTAGAAGGCTCAGATGTGTTTATCTGGTGCCCAACTTTCTACTTGTTTACATATACTTGGTCTTCCAGTAAATACTACCCACTAAATACCTATATACTATATTATCTATGAAACGAACCTTATGGTTATAAGagttattattaaataatggcctcttatatttttcacaCTAATGGGGTGGCATTATTGGCTGCCGCTGAGGGAGACGGATACTTCTTACACCTTAAACTATCATGTAAGACTCTGTAtactatttaaatttaatcgtTTTTTCACTTCTATTCGTCTCTATTTGACTGATTAACGGATTGAAATTCAATCCGGTCacgatttatttttgttaatcCGCAGTTTTACTACATTCTTATgcgatattttacactttacTCCTCGATTTCAAATTCTGCCATGTTCCATATcttcaatattttttagATCCAGAATTTATTCCACTTTTACTTCCTGCTTCTTATCACTCAGCAGAGCCAGaatcttcttttccttgATCTTTTTTGCCAATCTTGTTAGCAGATTAAAATTCTCATAGTCCTTTTGAGCGTATATTTCCTATTTTATCCAATTAATTTGCCCTTTTACCTACCTTTACTGGTGTTTGTCGTTTTGGCGGCTTCTTGTACTGGTTCCAGGTTACTTTTGCTGGTTCAGGCAAGGATGATCCTATTTTTAGTTGATTTGTTCATTTATTCTGTTTAACTTACCTGAAAGCTTACATATTCTTACACACTCTCCGTTCATCAtatatcttctttttaCTATTGTTGGCTTCCtaacattgttattatatttctCATTTTTAGTCTCTTACTTCATTACTGGGTCCACTAGGGATATATTTGTGATATGGATTGGCATCTCCTGAGTTATCAGACTTGGCTTCTTCCCATCGAAGGACGGATTCCAGAACGTTTCTCTCTATTAActcatttgttttttattcagCATTACCATGTTGCAGTTTTCCACTATCGCTTGGTTCTTCCtattgaatattttcagTATTACCCCCTGTCGATCCTTATCTTGTCCGTGCAGCACCTGAACCAGGTCTCCGACTTGCATATTCAGGCATTTTGCCAGGTCCACTCTCCTCGGTTGCCCCTTTTCCGTTATGAACTTCGGTATTGAGTTATATTTCGAGAAGTGTAGGAAATAATTCCTGTTTGGCACCTTCCGGTTCTTTATTTGCTGAAAGGCCTGCTGGTTTGCCCTAAAGTATTTTGACATCTTCTTCACTCTCACAAATTATTGATtacaatgtgtaaaaatcaattttagtGTGTAACCTTTTCCTTTGGCTCCATGTCACCCAACGTCTTTACCTCACTCACTTATcatttacttaatttttaatttatttttttacttctatttatatttacttattattatttatatttactctatttatttatctttcTGGGTATTTAAGAAGGACGGAAACTAGGACTCGTTCCCTGCCACGTTTTCGTTCGATACTACTACCCTATACCAAATGTTATTGTGTATTTTCTGGTCTTGAACTCTGGCTCGAGGTACACGTGTAACATATACATCAATTATCACTAgttaacattattttacactacTCTTCCgtcataatttttttgattCTCTCCACTCTATCTGTGATTGCGAACTCCACTTCTTTTTCCAGTGGTATTGCCTTTAgtattttctaaaaatcGGTTATAGCAACCAGTATAGCTGTTTCTACCAATGCCAATGTTACTGCTATACTATAGTTACTGCTTAATCTATTCCTGTTTATATTGGTTcttacatattttaatcttgGTTCATCCATGAAATTTTCCACCGTTgctttgattttaaatacgTATTCCTACTCGTGGTTTGCTCCTCTTTCTTCGCTTACTGTTAGTCTCACTTCTTCAAAATAGTTTGCAAAATTCTTCCCCGTTTCGTCCGTTCCTCCATTTTCCATGAGCTTCACTAGGTTATATGCCTTCGTTCCCATTATCGACTGCACATCCTCTTAACCAATTGCTCCTTACCTCTCCGACATCCGTCATTGCTGTCACCCACATGTGTGACGTCTCGTCCACTATTTTCAGCGTCAGCATGTACCTAATCATTTTCTGTCATCTTCTCCAATTTACATGTGCGTTGGGGTTCCTCTGTTTTCGCATCTCGGACAGTACCATCCGTCGTCGTTGTTCATCCTCTTGCGGCACCCTGGGCACGATCTGCGAGTCTCATTCTTGCTTCTCCACTTACGGCCACGAGAACGTTCCGTCCTTTAGCACTTCTATCAATGCTCTCGTTGTGAATATCATTCCGTTTGAGTCAATTGCTATCCTCATTTCATTACGCCTTCAAACTTACACTTGAACTGCAGCGCTTGATTCGTTGCTGATATGATTTCTGCCAGTGAGCTCATTTGGTTAAACACTTTCGAACTCGATCCTCTACTCGTTTCCGTTCCAAAATTCAAGGTGTGCGAGTTCTAAACACTCTTTCACATCTCCACTTTACCTCGTTCCACCACTTTCTCAGCTCCAGTGCTTCTTGTATCACTGGCTCAAATATTACTTGCGTCGATCCCATCACATCCAACTTTTTTCCTTGCCACTCTATCACTTTTACTCCTATTATTAAATCAGTTACTTAATTGATCAATCAATCAATtgtttaattgtatttttacatcATTTACGCTAATTCACCTTCATACATGGTAACTGCCTTTTAACTACCTACTCAACTACCATAGTCCTGTATCTACTTTCTTAAGCACTTCCATATTTAACTGCGTTTACTTCTTTCAAGTGCTCGCTTACCTTTGA is a window of Theileria orientalis strain Shintoku DNA, chromosome 2, complete genome DNA encoding:
- a CDS encoding 50S ribosomal protein L24, with the protein product MSKYFRANQQAFQQIKNRKVPNRNYFLHFSKYNSIPKFITEKGQPRRVDLAKCLNMQVGDLVQVLHGQDKDRQGVILKIFNRKNQAIVENCNMRETFWNPSFDGKKPSLITQEMPIHITNISLVDPVMKKPTIVKRRYMMNGECVRICKLSGSSLPEPAKVTWNQYKKPPKRQTPVKEIYAQKDYENFNLLTRLAKKIKEKKILALLSDKKQEVKVE
- a CDS encoding predicted protein, encoding MGRRPARCYRYCKNKPYPKSRFCRGVPDPKIRIYDMGLKGADVDDFPCAVHIVSGEYEQISSEALEAARICANKFMVKSGGKESFHIRVRVHPFHVLRINKMLSCAGADRLQTGMRRAFGKPTGVVARVNIGQVLMSIRTRENLVPKAVEALRRAKYKFPGRQKIFVSNKWGFTPFTKEEYLKYQAEGRLENKGVHVKWISSHGPLTKVFPNADEVTVPLED